Proteins from a single region of Oncorhynchus nerka isolate Pitt River linkage group LG18, Oner_Uvic_2.0, whole genome shotgun sequence:
- the LOC115146147 gene encoding zinc finger FYVE domain-containing protein 21 isoform X4 yields MSSVPDGKKLVRSPSGLRMVPENGAFNSPFSLDEPQWVPDKECPSCMQCTNKFDFLTRKHHCRRCGRCFCDKCCSKKVTLPRMCFVDPVRQCGECSRVSQKEMEFYDKQLKVLMGGGTFIVTLGTSEKSETMTCRLSNNHRYLFLDGESHFEVELSRISSMQVLTEESTPEGGNCRASGMLLHYKPMGSQDPKQLRMEAAEDKKTASSWLAAMHKGAKLLYEARDQ; encoded by the exons ATGTCTTCAGTGCCTGATGGCAAGAAATTGGTTCGAAGCCCAAGTGGACTTCGAATGGTCCCGGAGAATGGAGCGTTTAACAGCCCTTTTTCGTTAGATGAACCTCAGTGGGTCCCGGACAAAGAG TGCCCAAGCTGTATGCAGTGCACCAACAAATTTGACTTCCTTACAAGAAAG CACCACTGCCGGCGGTGTGGCCGGTGTTTCTGTGATAAGTGCTGCAGTAAGAAGGTGACTCTTCCCCGGATGTGCTTCGTTGACCCGGTCCGGCAGTGTGGAGAGTGCAGCCGGGTCTCCCAGAAGGAAATGGAGTTCTATGACAAACAGCTTAAAGTGCTTATGGGAG GTGGTACATTTATTGTCACTTTGGGCACCTCCGAGAAGTCTGAGACCATGACGTGTCGTCTCTCCAACAACCACAG GTACCTCTTCTTAGATGGGGAGAGCCATTTTGAGGTGGAGCTGTCTCGGATCTCCAGTATGCAGGTGTTGACAGAGGAGTCCACCCCCGAAG GTGGAAACTGCAGGGCCAGTGGCATGTTGCTCCACTACAAACCAATGGGCTCTCAGGACCCCAAGCAGCTACGCATGGAGGCAGCAGAGGACAAGAAAACTGCCTCCTCATGGCTTGCTGCCATGCACAAG GGTGCCAAACTGCTGTATGAAGCTCGGGACCAGTGA
- the LOC115146147 gene encoding zinc finger FYVE domain-containing protein 21 isoform X2: protein MSSVPDGKKLVRSPSGLRMVPENGAFNSPFSLDEPQWVPDKECPSCMQCTNKFDFLTRKHHCRRCGRCFCDKCCSKKVTLPRMCFVDPVRQCGECSRVSQKEMEFYDKQLKVLMGGGTFIVTLGTSEKSETMTCRLSNNHRYLFLDGESHFEVELSRISSMQVLTEESTPEENDIHTYTSLLDSQSFSEGGNCRASGMLLHYKPMGSQDPKQLRMEAAEDKKTASSWLAAMHKGAKLLYEARDQ, encoded by the exons ATGTCTTCAGTGCCTGATGGCAAGAAATTGGTTCGAAGCCCAAGTGGACTTCGAATGGTCCCGGAGAATGGAGCGTTTAACAGCCCTTTTTCGTTAGATGAACCTCAGTGGGTCCCGGACAAAGAG TGCCCAAGCTGTATGCAGTGCACCAACAAATTTGACTTCCTTACAAGAAAG CACCACTGCCGGCGGTGTGGCCGGTGTTTCTGTGATAAGTGCTGCAGTAAGAAGGTGACTCTTCCCCGGATGTGCTTCGTTGACCCGGTCCGGCAGTGTGGAGAGTGCAGCCGGGTCTCCCAGAAGGAAATGGAGTTCTATGACAAACAGCTTAAAGTGCTTATGGGAG GTGGTACATTTATTGTCACTTTGGGCACCTCCGAGAAGTCTGAGACCATGACGTGTCGTCTCTCCAACAACCACAG GTACCTCTTCTTAGATGGGGAGAGCCATTTTGAGGTGGAGCTGTCTCGGATCTCCAGTATGCAGGTGTTGACAGAGGAGTCCACCCCCGAAG AGAATGACATTCACACTTACACCAGTCTGCTGGACAGTCAGTCTTTCTCTGAAG GTGGAAACTGCAGGGCCAGTGGCATGTTGCTCCACTACAAACCAATGGGCTCTCAGGACCCCAAGCAGCTACGCATGGAGGCAGCAGAGGACAAGAAAACTGCCTCCTCATGGCTTGCTGCCATGCACAAG GGTGCCAAACTGCTGTATGAAGCTCGGGACCAGTGA
- the LOC115146147 gene encoding zinc finger FYVE domain-containing protein 21 isoform X1 yields the protein MSSVPDGKKLVRSPSGLRMVPENGAFNSPFSLDEPQWVPDKECPSCMQCTNKFDFLTRKHHCRRCGRCFCDKCCSKKVTLPRMCFVDPVRQCGECSRVSQKEMEFYDKQLKVLMGGGTFIVTLGTSEKSETMTCRLSNNHRYLFLDGESHFEVELSRISSMQVLTEESTPEENDIHTYTSLLDSQSFSEGGNCRASGMLLHYKPMGSQDPKQLRMEAAEDKKTASSWLAAMHKVHHHNSLACFLIGMLYLT from the exons ATGTCTTCAGTGCCTGATGGCAAGAAATTGGTTCGAAGCCCAAGTGGACTTCGAATGGTCCCGGAGAATGGAGCGTTTAACAGCCCTTTTTCGTTAGATGAACCTCAGTGGGTCCCGGACAAAGAG TGCCCAAGCTGTATGCAGTGCACCAACAAATTTGACTTCCTTACAAGAAAG CACCACTGCCGGCGGTGTGGCCGGTGTTTCTGTGATAAGTGCTGCAGTAAGAAGGTGACTCTTCCCCGGATGTGCTTCGTTGACCCGGTCCGGCAGTGTGGAGAGTGCAGCCGGGTCTCCCAGAAGGAAATGGAGTTCTATGACAAACAGCTTAAAGTGCTTATGGGAG GTGGTACATTTATTGTCACTTTGGGCACCTCCGAGAAGTCTGAGACCATGACGTGTCGTCTCTCCAACAACCACAG GTACCTCTTCTTAGATGGGGAGAGCCATTTTGAGGTGGAGCTGTCTCGGATCTCCAGTATGCAGGTGTTGACAGAGGAGTCCACCCCCGAAG AGAATGACATTCACACTTACACCAGTCTGCTGGACAGTCAGTCTTTCTCTGAAG GTGGAAACTGCAGGGCCAGTGGCATGTTGCTCCACTACAAACCAATGGGCTCTCAGGACCCCAAGCAGCTACGCATGGAGGCAGCAGAGGACAAGAAAACTGCCTCCTCATGGCTTGCTGCCATGCACAAGGTACACCACCATAACAGTCTGGCTTGTTTTTTAATAGGAATGTTATATTTGACTTAA
- the LOC115146147 gene encoding zinc finger FYVE domain-containing protein 21 isoform X3, protein MSSVPDGKKLVRSPSGLRMVPENGAFNSPFSLDEPQWVPDKECPSCMQCTNKFDFLTRKHHCRRCGRCFCDKCCSKKVTLPRMCFVDPVRQCGECSRVSQKEMEFYDKQLKVLMGGGTFIVTLGTSEKSETMTCRLSNNHRYLFLDGESHFEVELSRISSMQVLTEESTPEGGNCRASGMLLHYKPMGSQDPKQLRMEAAEDKKTASSWLAAMHKVHHHNSLACFLIGMLYLT, encoded by the exons ATGTCTTCAGTGCCTGATGGCAAGAAATTGGTTCGAAGCCCAAGTGGACTTCGAATGGTCCCGGAGAATGGAGCGTTTAACAGCCCTTTTTCGTTAGATGAACCTCAGTGGGTCCCGGACAAAGAG TGCCCAAGCTGTATGCAGTGCACCAACAAATTTGACTTCCTTACAAGAAAG CACCACTGCCGGCGGTGTGGCCGGTGTTTCTGTGATAAGTGCTGCAGTAAGAAGGTGACTCTTCCCCGGATGTGCTTCGTTGACCCGGTCCGGCAGTGTGGAGAGTGCAGCCGGGTCTCCCAGAAGGAAATGGAGTTCTATGACAAACAGCTTAAAGTGCTTATGGGAG GTGGTACATTTATTGTCACTTTGGGCACCTCCGAGAAGTCTGAGACCATGACGTGTCGTCTCTCCAACAACCACAG GTACCTCTTCTTAGATGGGGAGAGCCATTTTGAGGTGGAGCTGTCTCGGATCTCCAGTATGCAGGTGTTGACAGAGGAGTCCACCCCCGAAG GTGGAAACTGCAGGGCCAGTGGCATGTTGCTCCACTACAAACCAATGGGCTCTCAGGACCCCAAGCAGCTACGCATGGAGGCAGCAGAGGACAAGAAAACTGCCTCCTCATGGCTTGCTGCCATGCACAAGGTACACCACCATAACAGTCTGGCTTGTTTTTTAATAGGAATGTTATATTTGACTTAA
- the LOC115146149 gene encoding BTB/POZ domain-containing protein 6-B-like isoform X2, which produces MLLLQLIRETLKKSKKTGKHTGSLPVCYEILTLSLKKKMAAELYPATTNLTNNGTTVTASDKKSDVQVTQSTTTATTPTTQQNINNNNVDPPSWQSSHPTLRERNALMFNNELMADIHLIVGPPGESQKVPVHKYVLAVGSSVFCAMFYGDLAEEESEIHIPDVEPAAFLILLNYMYSDAIDLEADTVLATLYAAKKYIVPALAKACVTFLETSLEAKNACVLLSQSRLFEEPELTQRCWEVIDAQAELALGSEGFCEIDLQTLKIILQRETLNTKEVVVFDAMMSWATAECKRQGLRATTHNKRSVLGKALYLVRIPTMTLEEFADGAAQSDILTLEETHDIFLWYTAATKPKLDFPLAQRQGLAPQRCHRFQSSAYRSNQWRYRGRCDSIQFAVDKRIFIAGLGLYGSSGGKAEYSVKIELKRQGVTLAQNLTKFVSDGSSSTFSVWFEHPVQVEQDAFYTVSVVLDGNELSYFGQEGMTEVQCGKVTFQFQCSSDSTNGTGVQGGQIPELVFYA; this is translated from the exons ATGTTGCTCTTACAATTGATTCGGG AAACACTGAAAAAGTCTAAAAAGACTGGGAAACACACAGGCAGTTTACCAGTATGCTATGAGATTCTAACCCTGTCCCTGAAGAAGAAGATGGCTGCAGAACTGTACCCTGCGACCACCAATCTAACCAACAACGGTACTACGGTGACCGCCAGTGACAAGAAAAGCGATGTGCAGGTCACCCAGTCAACAACCACTGCAACAACACCGACCACCCAGcaaaacataaacaacaacaacgtcGATCCTCCCAGCTGGCAGTCCTCTCACCCCACGCTACGGGAGAG GAATGCCTTGATGTTCAACAATGAACTCATGGCCGATATACATTTAATTGTTGGTCCCCCTGGTGAATCTCAGAAAGTACCAGTGCACAAG TATGTGTTGGCAGTGGGTAGCTCCGTCTTCTGTGCCATGTTTTACGGGGATCTTGCAGAGGAGGAGTCCGAAATCCATATCCCAGACGTGGAACCTGCTGCCTTTCTAATTCTGCTGAA TTACATGTACAGTGATGCGATAGACCTGGAGGCGGACACCGTGCTGGCTACCCTGTACGCTGCCAAGAAGTACATTGTACCAGCCCTGGCCAAGGCCTGCGTCACCTTCCTGGAGACCAGCCTGGAGGCCAAGAACGCCTGTGTGCTGCTGTCCCAGAGCCGTCTGTTTGAGGAGCCTGAGCTGACACAGCGCTGCTGGGAGGTGATTGACGCCCAGGCCGAGCTGGCCCTGGGCTCCGAGGGCTTCTGTGAGATCGACCTGCAGACCCTGAAGATcatcctgcagagagagactctCAACACCAAGGAGGTGGTGGTCTTTGATGCCATGATGAGCTGGGCCACAGCTGAGTGTAAGAGGCAAGGACTGAGGGCAACCACCCACAACAAGAGATCTGTCCTGGGCAAGGCACTCTACCTGGTGCGCATCCCCACTATGACCCTGGAGGAGTTTGCTGATGGGGCGGCCCAGTCAGACATCTTGACACTGGAGGAGACGCATGACATTTTCCTGTGGTACACAGCGGCCACCAAGCCCAAACTGGACTTCCCACTGGCACAGAGGCAGGGCCTGGCGCCCCAGAGGTGCCACCGCTTCCAGTCGTCAGCCTACCGGAGCAACCAGTGGCGCTACAGGGGCCGCTGTGACAGCATCCAGTTTGCAGTGGACAAGCGGATCTTTATCGCTGGACTGGGTCTGTACGGGTCAAGTGGCGGAAAGGCTGAGTACAGTGTCAAGATTGAACTGAAGCGGCAAGGGGTGACCCTAGCACAGAACCTGACCAAGTTTGTGTCGGACGGATCAAGCAGTACATTTTCTGTGTGGTTTGAACACCCAGTTCAAGTGGAGCAGGATGCCTTTTATACAGTGAGTGTCGTGCTGGACGGGAATGAGCTGAGCTATTTTGGCCAGGAGGGCATGACGGAGGTGCAGTGTGGAAAAGTGACTTTTCAGTTCCAGTGCTCCTCGGACAGTACCAACGGGACTGGGGTGCAGGGGGGACAGATCCCGGAGCTGGTGTTCTATGCATAA
- the LOC115146149 gene encoding BTB/POZ domain-containing protein 6-B-like isoform X1, translating to MPTADCRLLHHGRIMKCLTFLLLLPETLKKSKKTGKHTGSLPVCYEILTLSLKKKMAAELYPATTNLTNNGTTVTASDKKSDVQVTQSTTTATTPTTQQNINNNNVDPPSWQSSHPTLRERNALMFNNELMADIHLIVGPPGESQKVPVHKYVLAVGSSVFCAMFYGDLAEEESEIHIPDVEPAAFLILLNYMYSDAIDLEADTVLATLYAAKKYIVPALAKACVTFLETSLEAKNACVLLSQSRLFEEPELTQRCWEVIDAQAELALGSEGFCEIDLQTLKIILQRETLNTKEVVVFDAMMSWATAECKRQGLRATTHNKRSVLGKALYLVRIPTMTLEEFADGAAQSDILTLEETHDIFLWYTAATKPKLDFPLAQRQGLAPQRCHRFQSSAYRSNQWRYRGRCDSIQFAVDKRIFIAGLGLYGSSGGKAEYSVKIELKRQGVTLAQNLTKFVSDGSSSTFSVWFEHPVQVEQDAFYTVSVVLDGNELSYFGQEGMTEVQCGKVTFQFQCSSDSTNGTGVQGGQIPELVFYA from the exons ATGCCAACAGCAGATTGCAGGTTGCTCCATCATGGTCGGATCATGAAGTGTTTGACTTTTTTACTCTTACTTCCAGAAACACTGAAAAAGTCTAAAAAGACTGGGAAACACACAGGCAGTTTACCAGTATGCTATGAGATTCTAACCCTGTCCCTGAAGAAGAAGATGGCTGCAGAACTGTACCCTGCGACCACCAATCTAACCAACAACGGTACTACGGTGACCGCCAGTGACAAGAAAAGCGATGTGCAGGTCACCCAGTCAACAACCACTGCAACAACACCGACCACCCAGcaaaacataaacaacaacaacgtcGATCCTCCCAGCTGGCAGTCCTCTCACCCCACGCTACGGGAGAG GAATGCCTTGATGTTCAACAATGAACTCATGGCCGATATACATTTAATTGTTGGTCCCCCTGGTGAATCTCAGAAAGTACCAGTGCACAAG TATGTGTTGGCAGTGGGTAGCTCCGTCTTCTGTGCCATGTTTTACGGGGATCTTGCAGAGGAGGAGTCCGAAATCCATATCCCAGACGTGGAACCTGCTGCCTTTCTAATTCTGCTGAA TTACATGTACAGTGATGCGATAGACCTGGAGGCGGACACCGTGCTGGCTACCCTGTACGCTGCCAAGAAGTACATTGTACCAGCCCTGGCCAAGGCCTGCGTCACCTTCCTGGAGACCAGCCTGGAGGCCAAGAACGCCTGTGTGCTGCTGTCCCAGAGCCGTCTGTTTGAGGAGCCTGAGCTGACACAGCGCTGCTGGGAGGTGATTGACGCCCAGGCCGAGCTGGCCCTGGGCTCCGAGGGCTTCTGTGAGATCGACCTGCAGACCCTGAAGATcatcctgcagagagagactctCAACACCAAGGAGGTGGTGGTCTTTGATGCCATGATGAGCTGGGCCACAGCTGAGTGTAAGAGGCAAGGACTGAGGGCAACCACCCACAACAAGAGATCTGTCCTGGGCAAGGCACTCTACCTGGTGCGCATCCCCACTATGACCCTGGAGGAGTTTGCTGATGGGGCGGCCCAGTCAGACATCTTGACACTGGAGGAGACGCATGACATTTTCCTGTGGTACACAGCGGCCACCAAGCCCAAACTGGACTTCCCACTGGCACAGAGGCAGGGCCTGGCGCCCCAGAGGTGCCACCGCTTCCAGTCGTCAGCCTACCGGAGCAACCAGTGGCGCTACAGGGGCCGCTGTGACAGCATCCAGTTTGCAGTGGACAAGCGGATCTTTATCGCTGGACTGGGTCTGTACGGGTCAAGTGGCGGAAAGGCTGAGTACAGTGTCAAGATTGAACTGAAGCGGCAAGGGGTGACCCTAGCACAGAACCTGACCAAGTTTGTGTCGGACGGATCAAGCAGTACATTTTCTGTGTGGTTTGAACACCCAGTTCAAGTGGAGCAGGATGCCTTTTATACAGTGAGTGTCGTGCTGGACGGGAATGAGCTGAGCTATTTTGGCCAGGAGGGCATGACGGAGGTGCAGTGTGGAAAAGTGACTTTTCAGTTCCAGTGCTCCTCGGACAGTACCAACGGGACTGGGGTGCAGGGGGGACAGATCCCGGAGCTGGTGTTCTATGCATAA